From Triticum urartu cultivar G1812 chromosome 2, Tu2.1, whole genome shotgun sequence, a single genomic window includes:
- the LOC125538302 gene encoding exocyst complex component EXO70B2-like, with amino-acid sequence MVSDGYTQRMVQEFDMPSSADRALENWLFEHDVDWVLQFRKEHGLCQQLQDKSSSLQHDLVERWIRALTVIGYGMRELGDVVNKTPAMARFAKASISAMLVFVDTMEIRYGLWVTISSMIEEVKAPMEDDDSWAVEILRGGGGLHRNTRLMMDCVMSMRQASASMSKSAGRCFALSLLIDDTIHYLKDLLQRKSQLCLDPSLMYLFLLNNSYFIAQMSQPPGLLNLELRSGINCRGLQMGALLCHPERDKYIDSYLDVSWGHVLSSISQSKISGLLHRWVNTSSRNSLAEFKSALHKTYQAQKLWKVPDPQLRDALRKSIAERVITAYRNYLKEHPELEKYIGDEASNPEVLEEMLGEIFEG; translated from the exons ATGGTAAGCGACGGTTACACGCAGCGGATGGTCCAAGAATTCGACATGCCATCTTCTGCTGACCGTGCTCTGGAGAATTGGCTCTTTGAGCATGACGTGGACTGGGTTCTTCAGTTCCGCAAGGAGCATGGCTTATGTCAGCAGCTTCAGGATAAGTCGTCGTCATTGCAGCATGACTTGGTTGAGAGGTGGATTCGAGCTCTCACTGTAATTGGCTACGGTATGAGAGAGCTGGGGGACGTCGTCAACAAGACGCCAGCGATGGCGCGGTTTGCTAAGGCGAGCATCTCAGCAATGCTCGTCTTTGTGGACACCATG GAGATACGCTATGGCCTATGGGTGACTATATCTAGCATGATAGAGGAGGTGAAGGCACCCATGGAGGACGATGATTCGTGGGCCGTCGAGATTCTGCGGGGAGGAGGCGGACTGCACAGGAACACCCGGTTGATGATGGATTGCGTCATGTCCATGAGGCAAGCATCGGCGTCGATGTCGAAATCTGCAGGGAGATGCTTCGCTTTAAGCCTCCTGATAGATGACACGATCCATTATCTGAAGGATCTGCTTCAGAGAAAATCGCAGCTGTGCTTGGATCCAAGCCTCATGTACCTGTTCCTGCTCAATAATTCCTATTTTATAGCGCAGATGTCTCAGCCCCCGGGATTGTTAAATCTTGAGCTGCGGTCAGGAATAAACTGCCGGGGACTTCAAATGGGAGCTCTTCTATGCCACCCTGAACGTGACAAGTACATAGATAGCTATTTGGATGTTTCTTGGGGACATGTTCTGTCCAGCATATCGCAATCTAAGATTTCTGGATTGCTTCATCGTTGGGTGAATACCTCTTCACGCAACTCACTGGCTGAATTCAAGTCAGCGCTTCATAAGACATACCAGGCTCAGAAGTTGTGGAAGGTTCCAGACCCTCAGCTCAGAGATGCGCTGAGGAAATCTATTGCGGAGAGAGTTATTACAGCTTACCGTAACTACTTGAAGGAGCATCCGGAGCTAGAGAAATACATTGGTGACGAAGCAAGCAACCCTGAAGTGCTGGAGGAGATGTTAGGAGAGATATTTGAAGGATGA